A genomic window from Enterobacter cloacae subsp. cloacae ATCC 13047 includes:
- a CDS encoding TraU family protein, with translation MQKIMTLLISATLSFAASAATVGNTIGQIYDIAEPDALSEIESRVRSVDWSKEMNKNRESWHAFRGVPLPVAKETRTRTYVPFYTSLIDVPDKEGRILYPKGYTFNPLQHVHLPQRIVVISPGQEEWLKSHVQDTDMVLYTHGDVITKGESLGRPAFILDPTLQQRLDVKVTPSIVQQEGAHLVINEFAWNPEKKTSTALLKLMSDDMLSATSDVLSTAFNALIPAARAECKTSFLNPVTDIGWSCIFPMRIAGVQIVGGEENASHSDSPVCVCKGGAVPTIGLKTSFWEPKRIIDTVSDPYCMMPLGTTLTTPKPGTLAGGLNENSTSKRAFQQAHYYIFPAWKILNMFYDIPCLDDEGYDVAMMTEILPQWNNDILSLIINPEALLFANPISTITCSADAAAASFGMPLNALFWCMGSWGNAYPLSGSITSTDYVEANAGIAARTIYMMGRLGLLWNTSDDGCYRELAPIWRKDRFKLQMMRPARSTTCLPIGREGLLWTGGKHDPRKDNFMWMMFEKKDCCVRYSGSVM, from the coding sequence ATGCAAAAAATAATGACGCTGCTGATTAGTGCCACTCTGTCCTTTGCCGCCAGTGCTGCCACTGTCGGCAATACTATAGGCCAGATCTATGACATTGCCGAACCCGATGCTCTCAGTGAAATTGAGAGTCGCGTCCGTAGTGTTGACTGGTCAAAGGAAATGAATAAAAACCGCGAATCGTGGCATGCATTTCGCGGCGTTCCTTTGCCTGTTGCCAAAGAAACACGAACCCGCACCTACGTTCCCTTTTATACCTCGCTCATCGATGTTCCCGATAAAGAGGGCCGTATCCTGTATCCGAAAGGGTATACGTTTAATCCATTACAGCATGTTCATCTGCCCCAGCGCATTGTGGTGATATCCCCAGGCCAGGAGGAATGGCTGAAATCGCACGTCCAGGATACCGACATGGTGCTGTATACCCACGGCGATGTCATAACCAAAGGCGAGTCGCTGGGTCGCCCGGCATTTATACTTGATCCCACGCTGCAACAGCGCCTTGATGTGAAAGTCACTCCCAGTATTGTTCAGCAGGAAGGCGCACACCTGGTAATCAACGAATTTGCCTGGAATCCCGAAAAGAAAACATCCACAGCGCTTCTGAAATTGATGTCGGATGACATGCTCAGTGCTACTTCCGATGTACTCAGCACAGCCTTCAACGCATTAATTCCCGCAGCTCGCGCGGAATGCAAAACTTCCTTCCTGAACCCGGTGACGGATATCGGCTGGTCCTGTATTTTTCCGATGCGTATAGCCGGTGTGCAAATCGTAGGCGGCGAAGAAAATGCCAGCCACAGCGACAGTCCTGTTTGTGTCTGCAAAGGGGGCGCAGTACCAACTATCGGCCTGAAAACCTCGTTTTGGGAGCCGAAACGTATCATTGATACAGTTTCTGATCCCTACTGCATGATGCCTCTCGGTACGACACTGACTACGCCAAAGCCAGGTACTCTGGCCGGGGGGCTGAACGAAAACAGCACCTCTAAAAGAGCATTCCAGCAAGCCCATTATTATATCTTCCCGGCGTGGAAGATTCTCAACATGTTCTACGACATTCCCTGCCTCGATGATGAAGGGTATGACGTGGCGATGATGACTGAGATCCTTCCTCAGTGGAACAATGACATTTTAAGTCTGATCATTAACCCGGAAGCCCTTCTTTTTGCCAATCCTATTTCCACGATCACCTGTTCCGCAGACGCAGCTGCGGCTTCGTTTGGGATGCCGCTTAATGCCCTTTTCTGGTGTATGGGTTCATGGGGAAATGCCTACCCACTCTCAGGCTCCATTACCTCCACAGACTACGTAGAGGCCAACGCCGGTATTGCAGCCCGAACCATTTATATGATGGGTCGCCTCGGCCTGCTCTGGAATACATCAGACGATGGATGCTACCGGGAACTGGCCCCTATCTGGCGCAAAGATCGCTTCAAATTGCAGATGATGCGCCCTGCTCGCAGTACAACATGCCTCCCTATTGGCCGTGAGGGCTTGCTCTGGACCGGCGGGAAACATGATCCACGAAAAGACAACTTCATGTGGATGATGTTCGAGAAAAAAGACTGCTGCGTCCGTTATTCGGGTTCAGTTATGTAA
- a CDS encoding type-F conjugative transfer system pilin assembly protein TrbC yields the protein MKNSTIFLLASLATFGVCATGSEPLSVKISPEMMAAARNANAQAVQTLNDDEQGVARQFASSIAEFSKSDAFKKKQEAVKSQVFASAGMQDDEKKEDGPKLAGNQLVMFVSSSMPLVTLRKYAHDLSKVGGVMVMRGTVGGISKMVDTITLTRNVLNADPSCEGAKCKMWGTEMLIDPMLFRIYGINKVPALIYQPDMQIQSYCDGLEKVNKASAVVYGDASVRALLERMNMISPDEKVKRLITTLEKA from the coding sequence ATGAAGAACAGCACCATTTTTCTCCTGGCCTCCCTTGCAACGTTCGGTGTCTGTGCAACCGGTAGTGAACCCCTGTCAGTAAAAATATCACCAGAAATGATGGCCGCAGCCCGGAATGCGAATGCACAGGCTGTGCAGACACTCAATGATGATGAACAGGGAGTGGCGCGTCAGTTTGCGTCGTCAATTGCCGAATTTTCAAAGAGTGATGCCTTCAAGAAAAAGCAGGAGGCGGTGAAGTCGCAGGTTTTTGCCTCTGCTGGTATGCAGGATGATGAGAAGAAAGAAGACGGGCCAAAACTCGCCGGTAATCAGCTCGTCATGTTTGTTTCCAGCAGTATGCCGCTTGTCACTCTGCGTAAATATGCACACGACCTCTCCAAAGTAGGAGGAGTGATGGTCATGCGAGGTACAGTAGGCGGGATCAGTAAAATGGTCGATACCATTACGCTGACCCGTAATGTACTTAACGCAGATCCCTCCTGCGAAGGGGCAAAATGCAAGATGTGGGGTACGGAAATGCTCATCGACCCCATGCTGTTCCGCATTTACGGCATCAATAAAGTACCAGCTCTTATCTACCAGCCTGACATGCAGATTCAGAGTTACTGCGATGGCCTGGAAAAGGTCAATAAGGCATCAGCTGTCGTGTATGGTGATGCGTCCGTTCGCGCACTGCTGGAGCGAATGAACATGATTTCGCCGGATGAAAAGGTTAAGCGCCTGATCACAACACTGGAGAAAGCATGA
- a CDS encoding S26 family signal peptidase → MMILKRLATRIQLSDESRAYLNTTTIALSLVLAYSLFTHILIPATHSVFPVVLFRTGHEATEQDQYVRFYLKDRYLPRGEANLVKRLGCIAGQYLQREGNQFYCDGVEIARAMAHDHKGNALPVFNFTGIIPEGKAFAVGDTINSYDSRYWGFIDIATTEKLIPVF, encoded by the coding sequence ATGATGATTCTGAAGCGTCTGGCAACGCGCATTCAGCTATCCGATGAATCGCGCGCATATCTCAACACCACCACCATAGCCCTCTCCCTGGTGCTCGCATACAGTCTGTTTACCCATATTCTGATCCCGGCCACGCACAGCGTATTTCCGGTCGTGCTTTTTCGTACCGGTCATGAGGCCACAGAGCAGGACCAGTATGTGCGCTTCTATCTGAAAGACCGTTATTTGCCCCGTGGCGAAGCGAACCTGGTGAAGCGTTTGGGCTGTATCGCCGGTCAGTACCTTCAGCGCGAAGGCAACCAGTTTTACTGTGACGGTGTAGAAATTGCGCGAGCGATGGCCCATGACCACAAAGGGAATGCCCTTCCGGTATTCAACTTCACCGGCATTATCCCCGAAGGAAAAGCCTTTGCCGTGGGGGACACCATTAACAGCTATGACAGCCGCTATTGGGGTTTTATTGATATCGCGACGACAGAAAAACTCATTCCCGTTTTTTAA
- the traF gene encoding conjugal transfer protein TraF, which yields MIKEMILVGATLFSFPVLATSDAAAPVKNPRHGLFWYETPKKEEEKKAENKYPRPVIPSADELFKMHPKDVQDLLDKTRDYALFKLSPDVVLDYYKVQDAARRKSAAFTSLTGYVMLENPQLNAASDYPITNPGNAEKQRERQELKSKSLIKNRDEYALLFFSEPNCGFCVQQSRILENFQRETSWYIKEIDITRQPAARKKFNVDRAPVTILIKRNSDTDKWMPVSVGVDSLDNLRTSIYNMTRVLNGELDPRQFFTNEKQQGGFFDPLKGANK from the coding sequence ATGATCAAAGAAATGATACTGGTCGGTGCAACATTGTTTTCATTTCCGGTATTGGCTACCAGTGATGCTGCTGCACCTGTTAAAAACCCCAGACACGGTTTATTCTGGTATGAGACTCCCAAAAAGGAGGAAGAAAAGAAGGCAGAAAATAAATATCCACGCCCTGTAATTCCTTCTGCCGATGAACTATTTAAGATGCATCCAAAGGATGTTCAGGATTTACTGGATAAAACCAGGGATTACGCACTGTTTAAATTATCCCCTGACGTTGTTCTTGATTACTACAAAGTTCAGGATGCTGCACGCAGAAAGTCAGCTGCATTTACCAGCCTGACGGGTTACGTGATGCTGGAAAATCCCCAACTGAATGCAGCTTCAGATTATCCGATCACGAATCCAGGCAACGCTGAGAAACAGCGCGAACGTCAGGAGCTTAAAAGTAAAAGTCTGATTAAAAATCGTGATGAATATGCACTGCTTTTCTTTAGCGAGCCTAATTGTGGTTTCTGCGTACAGCAATCACGTATCCTTGAAAACTTTCAGCGTGAAACCAGCTGGTATATCAAAGAAATTGATATTACTCGCCAGCCTGCGGCCAGGAAAAAATTCAACGTTGATCGTGCCCCCGTTACCATTCTGATCAAACGCAACTCCGATACGGACAAGTGGATGCCTGTCTCTGTCGGCGTCGATTCGTTAGATAACCTCAGAACCAGTATTTACAACATGACTCGCGTACTCAACGGCGAACTTGACCCGCGCCAGTTCTTTACCAATGAGAAACAGCAGGGCGGATTCTTTGATCCGTTAAAAGGAGCCAATAAATGA
- the traF gene encoding conjugal transfer protein TraF has translation MKPLLHFMFLMFCLLSHAQAETSSPQAQAQAENAMVTDLLFKNRKNFALLYFVQPGCVYCQHQLPVMEEFQKETNWYVKTIDIIQNPEVRSKFNINGTPVIVLIKKNAGANNWQAVSIGYSPLNTLREDVFNLVRLFNGQVPQSKYFVRTQRNESTPIR, from the coding sequence ATGAAACCATTACTTCATTTTATGTTTCTTATGTTTTGCCTTCTCAGTCATGCACAGGCTGAAACGTCTTCACCGCAGGCTCAGGCACAAGCTGAAAATGCGATGGTCACAGATTTATTGTTCAAAAACAGGAAGAACTTTGCCCTTCTTTATTTTGTACAACCAGGCTGTGTTTATTGCCAGCATCAGCTTCCCGTCATGGAGGAATTTCAGAAGGAAACAAACTGGTATGTGAAAACCATCGACATCATTCAGAACCCGGAGGTGCGTTCGAAATTCAATATTAATGGCACTCCGGTGATTGTCCTGATTAAGAAAAATGCTGGCGCAAATAACTGGCAAGCCGTCTCAATCGGATACTCGCCTTTAAATACATTACGTGAAGATGTTTTTAATCTGGTTCGCCTGTTTAACGGCCAGGTCCCTCAAAGTAAATATTTCGTTCGTACCCAGCGAAACGAATCAACCCCCATTCGTTAA
- a CDS encoding conjugal transfer protein TraH — protein MKLTNLLLLAVSALSPIHCFAAGNWADKWFDNAVYDSPSSFDSQKRGYYTMGGFTARTTTSTDYPITISPPRLSVGCGGIDGFLGGFSFLDPDFLVEKAQRAMQAAPYVAFDMALKTMCKECADTLGKIEQITNFLNGIQLNECALAKPIATTLVERDPTALKGLWTEATGTKNLDEAVDRMWSDTTSKIKAADDKPIADLKSMISGCPADFRDLMQHGSIVERAAKKVGMGDYADTIRGYMGDVWIESKTNDKIPVAKSITSCPQNKKFSLDDMLNGRAYVKTIDQQCVPSGSRPVRTVVYQKMESIVSRIKNNQPLTSDNQAFINQTNIPVYTILKQAVVTGQDTVTLNVLSELVGLYYTYFIFTDLYRNTENTFDKVNEMVSTPLADPSAGSKPCRMDLFKPAIAKFDDLITQARDASTKVEAAYNSRLQSYTLNQGFIKSFETQERQDQSDRAAGGLR, from the coding sequence ATGAAACTCACAAATTTATTACTTCTCGCAGTCAGCGCGTTATCTCCAATCCATTGTTTCGCCGCCGGTAACTGGGCTGATAAATGGTTTGATAACGCTGTCTATGACTCACCCAGCAGTTTCGATAGTCAAAAACGAGGCTATTACACGATGGGGGGATTCACGGCGCGAACCACTACCAGTACCGATTACCCTATCACCATTTCCCCCCCTCGCCTGTCGGTAGGATGTGGGGGCATTGACGGATTCCTGGGAGGCTTTTCCTTCCTCGATCCTGATTTTTTGGTAGAGAAAGCACAACGAGCAATGCAGGCCGCGCCTTATGTTGCGTTCGATATGGCACTCAAAACCATGTGTAAGGAGTGCGCTGACACCCTGGGTAAAATTGAGCAGATCACTAACTTCCTGAACGGTATTCAGCTAAACGAATGTGCGCTGGCGAAGCCTATTGCTACAACACTGGTCGAACGCGACCCGACAGCACTAAAAGGGCTGTGGACTGAAGCAACCGGCACGAAAAATCTCGATGAAGCTGTTGATCGTATGTGGAGTGACACCACTTCAAAGATTAAAGCTGCTGATGACAAACCAATTGCAGACCTGAAATCGATGATTTCAGGATGCCCGGCTGATTTCCGGGATCTGATGCAGCATGGGTCAATCGTAGAACGTGCAGCTAAGAAAGTGGGGATGGGCGACTATGCCGATACCATTCGCGGGTACATGGGTGATGTGTGGATCGAGTCTAAAACCAACGACAAAATCCCGGTCGCTAAGTCCATCACCAGCTGCCCTCAGAATAAGAAGTTTTCCCTGGATGATATGCTTAACGGACGTGCCTACGTGAAAACCATTGATCAGCAATGTGTTCCTTCCGGCTCAAGACCTGTCCGCACCGTTGTGTATCAGAAGATGGAAAGCATCGTTTCCCGTATCAAAAATAATCAGCCGCTGACTTCAGATAACCAGGCATTCATTAACCAGACCAATATCCCGGTTTATACCATTCTGAAACAGGCTGTAGTAACCGGCCAGGATACTGTGACGCTGAACGTATTGAGCGAACTGGTTGGCCTTTACTACACGTACTTCATCTTTACCGACCTGTACCGCAATACGGAAAACACCTTTGATAAAGTCAATGAAATGGTATCCACACCACTCGCTGATCCGTCTGCCGGTTCCAAGCCCTGCCGTATGGATTTGTTTAAGCCTGCTATCGCCAAATTCGATGACCTGATCACGCAAGCGCGTGATGCCAGTACAAAAGTTGAAGCTGCCTATAACAGCCGCCTACAGTCCTATACGCTGAACCAGGGCTTCATCAAGTCGTTTGAAACACAGGAGCGCCAGGATCAAAGCGATCGTGCCGCAGGAGGCTTACGCTGA
- a CDS encoding conjugal transfer protein TraG N-terminal domain-containing protein has translation MKRHLFLLAGLMAVSPFALAMDAEYVVMGGFSTIVNAFTRVKLIFNDNQYASMVTAFVVMGMLSALLLKSAKGGYEYLETGKAQMGMGWLGLTMLGTIVYFGLVQPKGTIHIYDQSRNQYQAVSGIPDFLILTAGVTNQAYQAFVDMSNRNTATTTRFTGEGTPIKMLLGILNRNGAQFDPYLTANVKAMWNQCSPVAETRGFDPRSLKSGSSVLDVVSALAPLRNQAVYTSWVSPSNPQGATVTCDQAYVSLKSDLGNPAAYGARIADICTKNGYTSGNATQLAECKSRMENGLQTIFGASGLSLNTAMSNVLVSQAITDAMLQNNPDVATTMLTNRAMINGGMADAITNPEWLSFIMAGVIAIILSVTPLLLLLVFTPLMGKALTLLFGLWIFITSWQIADALLLQAGTDEILTAMNDLKSMGLGIDAVQMGPSSTMKAMSVMASARETALQIAMLIAGLFGVSAYGLSAFGQKAMSRLDRVTEETSDKAFTPEGKGAQIDAMNRGHATLQTAADIGNIELMSSATSFNQSSAIESGLTQISALGGTPGVAAQRSGAVEGGRASGTTRGYENGNMGGGFLAASETSMVQAQSSIGEAQGIQHAASASNMSVTEQSELSSGVSHTMQTADAQSNLKNGGGQLSTLSDQQGKLHSTERETQLGHAAGTRQAASATGKSVTDFTQEKTATSAINEHASGQGQLQASGGTLGGLHSRSQYTAAAESDERQGRADALHNAYDAEGGIASGVSESQTEHLTQNLHDMREQKANIQEISKATGTTESQSREILSAARSAEQMGTLEGNNFSPKQMQENSAWSTSKGANIIQGEKTAFKERDVAMPEYARRHGETDMHQALSGQDKFDTLSDALKGDKPAADALAGANTTLAINQNDARNLEDSGLINQTQADAVPDNGVGTVHMSMRDTPDGKNASTSTVKTGSSTVSDDSFTTNSEQTFGSAPSAQQNLQHAPAIERFVASAERTNAGSSSRLLGAEIAKSLSPFISQSGDGRTQQAIDGGASVGKSGFLREVGKAVGVDLSAGVNMSNINGRSTTTDQIAAAAGHKIQQFRDSATEQADAAHLSGRDREEFINQNVALQSEAFYRPLLKAAQETAEAHSTGSIVSDISTPQTTQPTPEKSESGFTRGGISSPLEYAARKQAETESAQPQRAEYVPQHQEQQQPAASERANPSGNTLVERPAVTEAQQSGTLPSARQDAVISETTAPALPTPGAEPSPAAQQVMVNESAQYQGPQPSPLPSQPALSGGSRNGPAEAATPNEAADESTHSSSAHPPVASGNSDSGIPLQTSTGGNNKNIPR, from the coding sequence ATGAAAAGACACCTTTTCTTGCTCGCCGGGTTGATGGCCGTAAGCCCGTTCGCGCTGGCGATGGATGCTGAATACGTGGTCATGGGTGGCTTCTCAACCATTGTGAATGCATTTACGCGCGTCAAACTCATTTTCAATGACAACCAGTACGCCTCGATGGTCACAGCGTTTGTGGTTATGGGGATGCTTTCCGCCCTGCTGCTGAAATCGGCAAAGGGTGGTTATGAATACCTTGAAACCGGTAAAGCGCAGATGGGCATGGGATGGCTTGGCCTTACCATGCTGGGGACTATCGTTTATTTCGGTCTGGTGCAACCAAAAGGCACTATCCATATTTACGATCAGAGCCGCAACCAGTATCAGGCTGTAAGCGGCATACCCGATTTTCTCATTTTAACTGCTGGCGTTACCAATCAGGCATACCAGGCTTTTGTTGATATGAGTAACCGCAATACGGCCACCACGACGCGATTCACCGGGGAGGGAACCCCAATCAAAATGCTTCTCGGTATCCTGAACCGCAACGGTGCTCAGTTTGATCCCTATCTGACCGCCAACGTTAAAGCAATGTGGAACCAGTGTTCTCCTGTGGCAGAGACTCGCGGCTTTGATCCCCGGTCACTCAAGTCAGGTTCTTCAGTCCTGGATGTGGTATCAGCTCTTGCCCCCCTGCGAAATCAGGCGGTCTATACCAGCTGGGTAAGTCCATCAAATCCCCAGGGGGCGACAGTCACCTGCGATCAGGCCTATGTCTCTCTTAAAAGTGATTTAGGGAACCCTGCTGCCTATGGAGCGCGCATTGCTGATATCTGCACGAAGAACGGGTATACCTCTGGTAACGCCACACAGTTAGCAGAATGCAAGAGTCGCATGGAAAATGGTCTACAGACCATTTTTGGCGCAAGTGGGCTTTCGCTCAATACAGCCATGAGTAATGTCCTCGTCTCACAGGCCATCACAGACGCGATGCTTCAGAACAATCCTGACGTGGCAACCACAATGCTGACAAACCGCGCCATGATTAACGGTGGTATGGCTGACGCTATCACAAACCCTGAATGGCTAAGCTTCATCATGGCCGGTGTGATAGCAATTATCCTTTCTGTGACCCCACTTCTGTTACTGCTTGTATTCACCCCCTTAATGGGGAAAGCACTGACACTGCTGTTTGGTTTATGGATCTTTATTACCAGCTGGCAGATTGCGGATGCCCTGCTCCTTCAGGCCGGAACCGATGAAATTCTTACGGCCATGAATGACCTTAAATCGATGGGGCTTGGCATCGACGCGGTACAAATGGGGCCTTCTTCCACCATGAAAGCCATGTCGGTAATGGCATCTGCCCGTGAGACGGCCCTTCAAATCGCGATGCTGATAGCCGGGTTGTTCGGCGTAAGCGCATATGGACTCAGTGCATTTGGTCAGAAAGCCATGAGCCGGCTTGATCGCGTCACTGAAGAAACCAGCGATAAAGCCTTTACGCCAGAAGGCAAAGGTGCACAGATTGATGCCATGAATCGCGGCCATGCAACCCTGCAAACCGCTGCGGATATCGGCAACATCGAGCTAATGAGTAGCGCCACGTCCTTTAACCAAAGCTCAGCTATTGAAAGTGGCCTCACGCAAATCTCTGCGCTGGGCGGTACGCCTGGCGTAGCGGCACAGCGTTCCGGTGCGGTAGAAGGTGGTCGGGCCTCCGGCACAACGCGAGGTTACGAAAATGGAAATATGGGGGGAGGTTTCCTTGCAGCTTCAGAAACTTCAATGGTTCAGGCTCAATCCAGCATTGGTGAAGCTCAGGGTATCCAGCATGCGGCCAGCGCGTCGAACATGTCTGTTACAGAGCAGTCTGAACTCAGTAGCGGCGTGAGTCACACGATGCAAACCGCTGATGCACAATCCAACCTGAAAAATGGCGGAGGCCAGCTCTCCACCCTGTCTGACCAGCAAGGCAAGCTGCATTCCACCGAGCGTGAGACTCAGCTGGGTCACGCTGCCGGTACTCGTCAGGCGGCCAGTGCAACAGGCAAATCCGTCACCGACTTCACGCAGGAGAAAACAGCGACAAGTGCGATTAATGAACATGCAAGCGGCCAGGGCCAGCTACAGGCTTCTGGAGGTACTTTAGGAGGGCTACATTCACGCTCCCAATATACTGCGGCCGCTGAAAGTGACGAACGCCAGGGTCGTGCTGACGCGCTCCATAATGCATATGATGCTGAAGGCGGGATCGCCAGTGGGGTCAGTGAATCCCAGACAGAACATCTCACCCAGAATCTTCACGATATGCGTGAACAGAAAGCCAATATTCAGGAGATCAGCAAAGCCACGGGAACAACAGAAAGCCAGTCACGCGAAATTCTCTCTGCTGCCCGTTCTGCTGAACAGATGGGTACGCTGGAGGGGAACAACTTCAGTCCGAAACAGATGCAGGAGAATTCTGCCTGGTCAACTTCCAAAGGTGCAAATATTATCCAGGGTGAGAAAACCGCTTTCAAAGAGCGCGACGTGGCGATGCCGGAATACGCCAGACGACACGGCGAAACCGATATGCATCAGGCGCTTTCTGGTCAGGACAAGTTCGACACGCTTAGCGATGCACTTAAAGGTGATAAACCAGCCGCCGATGCGCTGGCAGGAGCCAACACCACCCTTGCGATTAACCAGAACGATGCCAGAAACCTTGAGGATAGCGGCCTGATCAACCAGACGCAGGCAGACGCTGTCCCTGATAACGGTGTAGGGACAGTCCATATGTCTATGCGCGATACGCCTGACGGCAAGAACGCATCTACATCAACGGTTAAAACGGGTAGCAGCACAGTCAGCGATGACAGCTTTACCACTAATTCTGAACAGACCTTTGGGTCCGCACCATCTGCACAACAAAATCTCCAGCATGCACCGGCGATTGAACGCTTTGTTGCTTCAGCTGAACGCACCAATGCAGGGTCTTCCTCTCGTCTGTTAGGTGCAGAGATAGCGAAAAGTCTCTCGCCATTTATCTCTCAGTCCGGGGATGGCCGTACTCAACAGGCTATCGACGGTGGGGCCAGCGTTGGCAAATCAGGGTTCTTACGTGAGGTGGGTAAAGCCGTTGGAGTGGATCTCAGCGCCGGGGTCAATATGAGTAATATTAATGGCCGCTCTACGACAACGGATCAGATAGCCGCAGCTGCCGGACATAAGATCCAGCAGTTCCGTGACAGCGCCACAGAGCAAGCCGATGCAGCTCATCTGAGCGGGAGAGACAGAGAGGAATTTATTAATCAGAACGTTGCCCTTCAGTCGGAAGCGTTTTACAGGCCATTACTTAAAGCCGCTCAGGAAACGGCTGAAGCTCATTCTACAGGCTCGATAGTCAGTGATATCTCAACGCCTCAAACTACACAGCCAACGCCTGAAAAGAGCGAGAGTGGCTTCACACGCGGCGGTATCAGCAGCCCGCTGGAATATGCCGCGCGTAAGCAGGCGGAGACTGAATCGGCGCAGCCGCAACGCGCAGAGTATGTGCCACAGCATCAGGAGCAGCAGCAACCGGCAGCATCAGAAAGGGCTAATCCGTCCGGTAATACCCTGGTCGAACGACCCGCCGTTACTGAGGCGCAGCAATCCGGGACCCTCCCCTCAGCTCGCCAGGACGCTGTAATTTCCGAAACAACAGCGCCAGCACTACCCACGCCAGGCGCAGAGCCATCACCCGCAGCGCAGCAGGTAATGGTTAATGAAAGTGCGCAATACCAGGGGCCGCAGCCATCACCGCTTCCTTCTCAGCCAGCACTGTCAGGCGGCAGTCGAAATGGCCCAGCCGAGGCAGCGACCCCTAATGAAGCAGCAGACGAAAGCACACACTCAAGCAGTGCTCATCCTCCGGTGGCCTCCGGCAACAGTGATTCCGGTATCCCACTTCAGACCAGTACAGGGGGGAATAATAAAAATATTCCGCGTTAA
- a CDS encoding DUF2726 domain-containing protein: MTDEQINYVGFAILAALFWYVQIYRPRKKMRNPGELSVKAVMNPEEQQMYNAINFVFPSPYILKSNVSLDDLLFSPDMDKKAHFHKSMRQHQVAWLVLDEKRTPLLAVDFLAAGEDLKMNYLSQAGVGCCIFTPGTSAEQMIQHLQEAADSLNEMQNGQYAESEQPATA; encoded by the coding sequence ATGACTGACGAACAAATCAACTATGTAGGCTTTGCTATTCTGGCCGCACTTTTCTGGTACGTACAAATTTATCGTCCACGAAAAAAAATGCGTAACCCCGGCGAGCTGAGCGTAAAAGCTGTGATGAACCCGGAAGAACAGCAAATGTATAATGCGATCAATTTTGTATTCCCCTCCCCCTACATTCTTAAAAGCAATGTCAGCCTGGATGACCTGCTGTTTTCTCCTGATATGGACAAGAAAGCGCATTTCCATAAATCGATGCGTCAACATCAGGTTGCCTGGCTTGTACTCGACGAAAAGCGCACACCTCTGCTGGCCGTAGATTTTCTGGCTGCGGGTGAAGATTTGAAGATGAACTACCTCTCACAGGCAGGCGTGGGATGCTGCATCTTTACGCCGGGAACTTCAGCTGAACAAATGATCCAACATCTTCAGGAAGCAGCTGATTCCCTCAACGAAATGCAAAACGGCCAGTACGCGGAAAGTGAACAGCCAGCAACCGCGTAA
- a CDS encoding Hha/YmoA family nucleoid-associated regulatory protein: MQKQDWLLKLRKVSEISTLEKIIQRKEDTLSKEDLIVFYSASDHRLAEIIAGKYFDKVPSHMWRYVR, encoded by the coding sequence ATGCAAAAACAGGATTGGTTATTAAAACTCAGGAAGGTTTCGGAAATTTCGACACTGGAGAAAATTATTCAACGTAAAGAGGATACGCTCAGCAAGGAAGACTTGATTGTATTTTATTCTGCTTCAGATCACCGGCTTGCTGAGATTATTGCAGGTAAATACTTTGATAAAGTGCCATCGCATATGTGGCGATACGTGAGGTAA